In Mesorhizobium sp. 113-3-3, a genomic segment contains:
- a CDS encoding zinc-binding dehydrogenase, translating to MRAYEVTKNGLRLSGRDRPSPGPGEVAIQVEAIALNRGECRSAVQGEFPEGIVPGWDTAGIISNIGTGAEAPPVGTRVVARGLSGGWAECRIVHAGDIAIVPDEVDLGDAAALATAATSALAVLTRSGPILGRSVLITGASGSVGRFAVQLARMGGAKVIAVTRREADVDALVELGAHEVLTDLDSASGADLIIETLGGAPLVQAVGLLNPGGILQSVGWSSGQNATFTDFAHLRKNGGAIQGFAIGEYRVGALLTQLIRLVQSGALKTSIQMRQPWEELPAAVAAVLRPGFHGKAVLNLKDSAKNQA from the coding sequence ATGCGTGCCTATGAAGTCACCAAGAACGGCTTGAGATTATCCGGGCGGGATCGCCCTTCACCCGGCCCGGGCGAAGTTGCGATCCAGGTCGAGGCGATCGCCCTCAATCGCGGCGAATGCCGAAGCGCGGTTCAGGGAGAGTTTCCCGAAGGCATTGTGCCGGGATGGGATACGGCCGGCATAATCAGCAACATTGGAACCGGTGCCGAGGCCCCGCCCGTAGGTACACGAGTCGTCGCCCGTGGCCTGAGCGGAGGATGGGCCGAGTGCCGAATCGTACACGCCGGCGATATTGCCATAGTGCCGGACGAGGTCGATCTCGGCGACGCCGCTGCGCTTGCGACCGCCGCCACGAGCGCTCTCGCGGTCCTGACACGGAGCGGACCTATTTTGGGACGTTCGGTGCTGATCACCGGCGCATCGGGCAGTGTCGGACGATTCGCCGTTCAACTGGCCCGCATGGGCGGCGCCAAGGTAATCGCAGTGACGCGTCGAGAAGCTGATGTCGACGCCTTGGTCGAGCTCGGCGCGCATGAGGTTTTGACCGACCTCGACAGTGCCTCGGGCGCCGATCTCATCATTGAGACCTTAGGGGGAGCGCCGTTGGTTCAGGCCGTCGGTCTGCTCAACCCCGGCGGGATACTGCAATCCGTTGGTTGGAGTTCCGGCCAGAACGCGACTTTCACCGATTTCGCTCACTTGAGGAAAAACGGCGGTGCGATTCAAGGCTTTGCCATTGGCGAATATCGCGTCGGCGCACTGCTGACGCAGTTGATCCGGCTTGTTCAATCCGGCGCATTGAAGACCTCGATACAAATGCGCCAGCCGTGGGAAGAGTTGCCTGCTGCCGTTGCGGCAGTTTTACGACCCGGCTTCCACGGCAAAGCCGTTCTCAACTTGAAAGATTCGGCCAAAAACCAAGCGTGA
- a CDS encoding M81 family metallopeptidase: protein MVRVGIGGIFHETNTFAAPTSLGDFQVLRGTEISAFSRSTRTYLGGLIDEATALGFDALPLLYAEATPSGTIRRQDYLSLRAELVEQAARSDLDGLLLSLHGAGVVEGIDSLEEDLCEALRERLGDKVPIVATLDLHGNIRQRLGDLCSALFPVRFNPHVDQHERGVEAARCLSEIVLAHACYDTVVEQVPMLFPPVPTSLLPLLELDRLCTEIEAEGGVACARIMHGFPYVDAPHIGASIVVVARRDQDQTPRQLAQRIAKALWERRERIKVECLPAEGAVQEAIREARPVVVNEFSDNTGAGSPGDGTHLLSALLAADVRSCFSHVFDPGTAAQAAAAGVGSSIQVELGGHSHALLGQPVKAQAEVLGLNRGLFHVKSPMGTGETIDLGLLATLRIGNVDIIVSSGRRQTLDDGPFIKAGIDISQFQIIALKSSQHFKAWFEPCGARIITADPPGLSPVDVSRPHRNRLKRPTWPIDAAVEYRPDAEVKGNPA, encoded by the coding sequence ATGGTGCGGGTCGGTATCGGTGGGATTTTCCATGAAACAAATACATTCGCCGCGCCGACCAGCCTCGGCGATTTTCAAGTTCTGCGTGGCACCGAAATTTCGGCGTTCAGCCGATCGACGCGAACCTATCTTGGGGGCCTGATCGACGAAGCGACAGCGCTTGGCTTCGATGCCCTTCCGCTTCTTTACGCGGAGGCAACCCCGTCAGGCACGATCCGGCGCCAGGACTACCTGTCACTACGCGCGGAATTGGTCGAGCAGGCGGCCCGCTCTGATCTCGATGGGCTCCTTTTGTCGCTTCACGGCGCGGGCGTCGTGGAAGGGATAGATAGCCTGGAGGAGGACTTGTGCGAGGCGTTGCGGGAGCGCCTGGGTGACAAGGTGCCGATTGTAGCGACCCTGGACCTTCATGGGAACATTCGGCAGCGCCTTGGCGATCTTTGCTCGGCGCTATTTCCGGTGCGCTTCAACCCGCATGTCGACCAGCACGAGCGGGGCGTCGAGGCTGCACGTTGTCTTTCCGAAATCGTGCTGGCGCATGCCTGCTATGACACTGTAGTCGAGCAGGTGCCAATGCTGTTCCCCCCTGTTCCGACCAGCTTGCTGCCCCTTCTCGAACTCGACAGGCTTTGTACGGAAATCGAAGCGGAGGGTGGCGTCGCTTGCGCACGCATCATGCACGGCTTCCCCTACGTCGATGCGCCTCATATCGGCGCCTCGATTGTCGTTGTGGCCCGCCGGGACCAGGACCAAACCCCACGACAGTTAGCGCAACGGATCGCAAAGGCCCTTTGGGAGCGGCGGGAGCGCATTAAGGTAGAATGCCTGCCGGCTGAAGGTGCGGTCCAGGAGGCAATACGCGAGGCGCGCCCGGTCGTCGTCAACGAGTTCTCCGACAATACAGGGGCTGGTAGCCCAGGTGATGGCACTCACCTCTTGTCCGCCCTTCTGGCGGCTGACGTGCGATCCTGTTTCTCGCATGTCTTTGACCCTGGCACGGCGGCGCAAGCGGCTGCAGCAGGCGTAGGGTCGTCAATCCAGGTGGAACTCGGCGGACATAGCCACGCGCTGCTGGGCCAGCCCGTTAAGGCCCAGGCGGAAGTTCTCGGGCTGAACAGGGGGCTTTTCCATGTCAAAAGCCCAATGGGGACTGGTGAAACGATCGACCTTGGGCTGCTCGCGACGCTGCGGATCGGAAATGTCGACATAATCGTCTCGAGTGGGAGGCGGCAGACACTGGACGATGGACCGTTCATCAAGGCCGGCATCGACATATCGCAATTCCAAATTATCGCGCTCAAGTCGAGCCAACACTTCAAGGCTTGGTTTGAGCCGTGCGGCGCGCGGATCATCACGGCCGACCCGCCGGGTCTCTCCCCTGTCGACGTGAGCAGACCTCATCGTAACCGTTTGAAACGACCTACATGGCCGATCGACGCGGCCGTGGAATATCGACCGGATGCCGAGGTCAAGGGAAACCCCGCATGA
- a CDS encoding carbohydrate ABC transporter permease, with protein MSTHDVVLGTGLAHRATRVIIYGALLFMAVIYIFPLLVVVLTSLKSLEELRSGTMIDLPASPTLQPWRDAMFNACIGTSCNGLAPYFLNSVAMVVPAVILSTPIGAINGFALTHFKFPGHNWVFAFLLFGVFIPLQIVLIPLAYVMGSLGIANSVVGLVLVHVIYGIAFTTLFFRNFFVTVPHEIVSAARMDGAGFLQIFRRIVLPIAIPTIVVSVIWQFTHIWNDYLLATTYTSGLTSPVTVGLYNMVASTTGTKQYNVNMAAVFLTALPTLLVYVFAGRYFLRGLAAGSIKG; from the coding sequence ATGAGCACGCATGACGTGGTGCTTGGAACCGGTCTTGCGCACCGGGCAACGCGAGTCATTATTTATGGTGCGCTGCTGTTCATGGCGGTGATCTACATCTTTCCGCTTTTGGTGGTTGTGCTGACGTCGCTAAAATCTCTTGAGGAACTCCGCAGCGGCACGATGATCGACCTGCCTGCGTCTCCCACACTACAGCCCTGGCGCGACGCGATGTTCAATGCTTGCATCGGCACGAGCTGCAACGGGCTGGCGCCCTATTTTCTGAATTCGGTCGCCATGGTCGTGCCCGCGGTCATTTTGTCGACGCCGATCGGTGCGATCAACGGCTTCGCGCTGACCCATTTCAAGTTCCCCGGGCACAATTGGGTCTTCGCCTTCCTGCTTTTCGGCGTGTTCATACCGTTGCAGATCGTTTTGATCCCTCTAGCCTATGTGATGGGTTCTCTCGGTATCGCAAACAGCGTGGTGGGGCTCGTTCTAGTGCACGTCATCTACGGCATTGCGTTCACAACCCTGTTCTTTCGCAACTTCTTCGTCACCGTTCCGCACGAGATCGTCAGCGCTGCCAGGATGGATGGTGCCGGATTCCTCCAGATTTTCCGCCGGATCGTGCTTCCGATTGCCATTCCGACGATTGTTGTGTCGGTCATCTGGCAGTTTACGCACATCTGGAACGATTATCTTCTAGCCACGACCTACACGTCCGGCCTGACCTCTCCGGTGACGGTCGGTCTGTACAACATGGTCGCATCGACGACTGGAACGAAGCAATACAACGTCAACATGGCTGCGGTATTCCTGACTGCCCTGCCGACTCTGCTGGTCTATGTCTTTGCCGGGCGCTACTTCCTGCGCGGGCTGGCCGCTGGATCCATCAAGGGTTGA
- a CDS encoding M24 family metallopeptidase, whose protein sequence is MNKLAADVTYSPHGSLDFEKAEYQARIRAIQLEMEKRGAEILLVDQIDHLAYLFGYLATAARYQAALIPSAGEPWLIVRELDLGTFLDQSWSRSFETFADDEDSQDRVTRAIARLGPKRLAVEKDSNILTIARLNQIRAGNPGMEIVDFSGVIWEHRLTKSEAELAYIRHAAAIGDAIVSAGAHSIKVGIDDRDSLAAMYEAAILHGADNTRAAIVGRMTGADALIGGVKGAPWAHGERVFLEATPQYRGYCARLVRPAMAGKVGDADREIARQLVSIQDRQIAAMVPGASGGEVDAICRDEVLRSGVKAVFTQITAYTLGYQAVPRVSDHTRIMAPGQTWTFKPNMVFHVVLHTPELAFSETVVVTQNGPERLSMLPRHILSE, encoded by the coding sequence ATGAACAAGCTGGCGGCCGATGTGACCTATTCGCCCCATGGATCTTTGGATTTTGAGAAGGCCGAATATCAAGCCCGAATCCGCGCAATCCAGCTTGAGATGGAAAAGCGCGGTGCAGAGATCCTCCTGGTGGATCAGATCGATCATCTTGCATATCTCTTCGGCTACCTTGCCACGGCAGCTCGTTATCAGGCGGCTTTGATCCCATCGGCGGGGGAGCCTTGGTTGATCGTGCGGGAACTGGATCTTGGCACCTTCCTCGACCAGTCCTGGTCAAGGTCTTTCGAAACCTTCGCCGACGACGAGGATTCGCAGGACAGGGTGACAAGAGCCATCGCGCGGCTGGGGCCGAAAAGGCTGGCTGTCGAAAAAGACAGCAACATCCTGACGATAGCGCGGCTGAATCAGATCCGGGCCGGGAATCCAGGCATGGAGATCGTGGATTTCTCGGGCGTGATCTGGGAACACCGGCTGACCAAGTCCGAGGCTGAGCTGGCCTATATTCGGCATGCCGCCGCGATCGGCGACGCTATCGTGTCGGCCGGAGCTCACTCCATCAAGGTGGGGATCGACGATCGTGACAGTCTAGCTGCCATGTACGAGGCCGCCATCTTACATGGGGCCGACAACACTCGCGCGGCTATCGTTGGGAGAATGACGGGAGCGGATGCCTTGATTGGCGGCGTGAAGGGCGCACCCTGGGCGCATGGCGAGCGGGTGTTCCTCGAGGCGACACCACAGTATCGCGGCTATTGCGCACGTCTTGTCCGGCCTGCCATGGCGGGCAAGGTCGGCGACGCCGACAGGGAGATCGCCAGACAGCTGGTTTCGATACAGGATCGCCAGATCGCGGCGATGGTCCCTGGCGCAAGCGGCGGGGAAGTCGACGCAATCTGCCGCGACGAGGTCCTGCGCAGCGGGGTCAAGGCAGTCTTCACTCAAATCACGGCTTACACGCTTGGCTACCAGGCCGTGCCTCGAGTCAGCGATCATACGCGGATCATGGCCCCTGGCCAAACCTGGACCTTCAAGCCAAACATGGTCTTCCATGTGGTGCTCCACACGCCCGAACTGGCGTTCAGTGAGACTGTCGTGGTTACCCAAAACGGCCCCGAGCGGCTGTCGATGCTGCCGCGACATATCCTGTCGGAGTAG
- a CDS encoding ABC transporter substrate-binding protein, producing the protein MINGKQKSVVRTLLAATMFVAATTASYAQEKKLEVLHFFTSGSEAAAIGTIKDAFTANGYSWVDLPATGTDTLNQVLRSRVTAGSPPNAVLMHSNEVKQWVDQGALADLSAVATKGDWDNVMSKGLIPHLKLNGAFYGVPTTIERTNWLWYNKKVFDKLGLQPPATLDEFHAVADKLKAAGVIPLAIGGVNWQEATLFETVLVAVGGPDFYRKAIVEQNEEALKSDTMIKVFDEFRNMNKYVDPNYPGRDWNIAAKMVMTGEAGMQVLGDYVKGEMVLANLKPNIDYGCAPPPGNAQTYLSVSTAFVFFKNKDAAVKAAQDALAEVVFDPKVQLAFNLKKGATPARTDVNADALDFCAQASFKAQKDAASLGQAFPAISHFEAWSPAKSGVFMDVVSTFFEQPSMTSQAAVDQLASGLKSISE; encoded by the coding sequence ATGATCAATGGGAAGCAGAAAAGCGTAGTGCGGACCCTTCTGGCCGCAACGATGTTCGTAGCCGCCACTACGGCGAGTTACGCGCAGGAAAAGAAGCTGGAAGTTCTGCATTTCTTCACCAGCGGTTCCGAAGCAGCGGCCATTGGCACCATCAAGGACGCGTTTACCGCAAATGGCTATTCGTGGGTCGACTTGCCTGCGACTGGTACCGATACCCTCAACCAGGTGCTGCGCTCTCGCGTCACCGCAGGCTCCCCGCCGAATGCGGTCTTGATGCACTCGAATGAAGTCAAGCAGTGGGTGGATCAGGGCGCGCTGGCTGATTTGTCGGCGGTGGCAACAAAGGGCGACTGGGACAATGTCATGTCCAAGGGGCTGATCCCCCACCTGAAGCTTAACGGCGCCTTTTATGGCGTGCCCACCACCATCGAGCGCACCAACTGGCTTTGGTACAACAAGAAGGTGTTCGATAAGTTGGGTCTGCAGCCGCCCGCCACGCTCGATGAGTTCCATGCGGTAGCGGACAAGCTGAAGGCCGCTGGAGTGATCCCCTTGGCGATAGGCGGCGTCAACTGGCAGGAGGCGACACTCTTCGAGACCGTGCTTGTCGCTGTTGGCGGTCCCGATTTCTACCGCAAGGCCATCGTGGAGCAGAACGAGGAGGCCTTGAAAAGCGACACGATGATCAAGGTCTTCGATGAATTTCGCAACATGAACAAGTATGTCGATCCGAACTATCCGGGACGTGACTGGAACATAGCCGCCAAGATGGTCATGACCGGCGAAGCTGGCATGCAGGTGCTCGGCGATTATGTTAAGGGCGAGATGGTGCTGGCCAATCTGAAGCCGAATATCGATTATGGCTGCGCGCCGCCTCCCGGCAATGCCCAGACCTATCTCAGCGTTTCCACTGCCTTTGTTTTCTTCAAGAACAAGGACGCTGCGGTTAAGGCCGCGCAAGACGCATTGGCCGAGGTTGTTTTCGATCCCAAAGTGCAGCTAGCCTTCAACCTGAAGAAGGGGGCGACGCCGGCGCGCACCGATGTAAACGCCGATGCGCTCGATTTCTGCGCCCAAGCCTCCTTCAAGGCCCAAAAAGATGCGGCATCGCTAGGCCAGGCCTTTCCTGCGATCTCACACTTCGAGGCCTGGAGCCCGGCCAAGAGCGGCGTCTTCATGGATGTCGTCTCGACCTTCTTCGAGCAGCCGTCGATGACGTCCCAGGCCGCCGTGGATCAACTCGCGAGCGGACTGAAGTCAATCTCGGAATAG
- a CDS encoding carbohydrate ABC transporter permease, whose amino-acid sequence MFQQETICGALQVRNLKQRLAARRMELLSLKSESFTARPSLVSGSARAFLGRYASQIALAPSIAIASIFVYGFMIWTAYISFSASGMLPDYHWVGLRQYYNLWSNPVWIQSAKNIVVFTFLYILITTVVGLFLAILLDQRIRAEGALRLIYLYPMALSFVVTGTAWKWILNPGLGIERVMHMWGWESFRFDWLVNPRFALYTVVLAGVWQASGFVMALFLAGLRGIDEDLIKAARLDGAGGLSIYRRIIIPLLGPTFVTVAVVLVQQALRTFDLVIALTNGGPANNTQLPATFMYKQTFERSQLGVGAASAVMIFMTILAIVIPYLYASTRKGSNEHA is encoded by the coding sequence TTGTTCCAGCAGGAAACGATTTGCGGTGCGCTGCAGGTCAGGAATCTAAAGCAACGGTTGGCGGCAAGGCGGATGGAATTGCTATCGCTCAAGTCCGAATCCTTTACTGCGCGTCCGAGTTTGGTAAGCGGCAGTGCGCGCGCGTTTCTGGGCAGATACGCGTCGCAGATTGCCTTGGCGCCCTCGATCGCGATCGCGTCGATTTTCGTCTACGGCTTCATGATTTGGACAGCATATATATCTTTCAGCGCATCCGGCATGTTGCCCGACTATCACTGGGTCGGCTTGAGGCAATACTATAATTTATGGTCAAATCCGGTCTGGATCCAGTCGGCCAAAAATATCGTGGTGTTTACGTTTCTCTACATCTTGATCACAACCGTCGTCGGTCTCTTTCTCGCCATCCTGCTCGACCAAAGAATACGTGCTGAAGGCGCTTTGCGTCTCATCTATCTCTATCCGATGGCTCTGTCCTTCGTCGTTACCGGGACTGCTTGGAAGTGGATCCTAAACCCAGGTCTCGGCATAGAACGCGTCATGCACATGTGGGGATGGGAGAGCTTCCGTTTCGACTGGCTCGTCAACCCGCGCTTCGCCCTTTACACAGTTGTGCTAGCCGGTGTGTGGCAGGCATCTGGCTTCGTTATGGCGCTCTTCCTCGCCGGCTTGCGAGGAATAGACGAAGATCTGATCAAGGCGGCGCGGCTGGACGGGGCGGGAGGTCTATCGATCTATCGTCGCATAATCATCCCGCTCCTGGGGCCGACATTCGTGACTGTCGCGGTTGTGCTTGTACAGCAAGCCTTGCGAACCTTCGACCTGGTGATAGCGCTGACGAATGGCGGGCCAGCCAACAACACCCAGTTGCCCGCGACCTTCATGTACAAGCAGACTTTCGAGCGATCGCAACTTGGTGTCGGAGCAGCCAGTGCGGTGATGATCTTCATGACAATCCTGGCAATCGTCATACCCTATCTCTACGCTTCGACCCGGAAGGGCTCCAATGAGCACGCATGA